One Paludisphaera rhizosphaerae genomic window carries:
- a CDS encoding sugar phosphate isomerase/epimerase family protein, with product MTATHTHNFPKLHNAAWPGVVGKGSEGGDPCIDLDVMLDLTAAAQVDGVKFDGFDLFLFAPHVDIDSTDDQIKQLAEKASKRHLTIGSVVAPVWPPTGGGSAMDEGEGRKKFLEQVRKGCRIAKKLRELGIRPYGVVRLDSACSPEAWSADPDGNQAKIAETFRQAAAIAKDHGEKLAAEGEICWGGMHSWRKMLDLLERVDQPDVLGFQADMAHTLLYTLGENAPEDRILPKNYDWHDKHVLDEALRTLTDALRPWTLDFHVAQNDATVFGSGSHDHTGRHCLANDPNGKLDIPHHAGFWLRDETGRPTRKFKHICWDGCMFPNDVMMKPQTWNDILATMIQVRDAHGWSA from the coding sequence ATGACCGCGACCCACACGCACAATTTCCCGAAGCTGCACAACGCCGCCTGGCCCGGGGTGGTCGGCAAGGGGAGCGAGGGGGGAGACCCCTGCATCGACCTCGACGTGATGCTCGACCTGACGGCCGCCGCCCAGGTCGACGGCGTCAAGTTCGACGGGTTCGACCTCTTCCTGTTCGCCCCCCACGTCGACATCGACTCAACCGACGACCAGATCAAGCAACTGGCCGAAAAGGCGTCGAAGCGTCACCTGACGATCGGCTCGGTCGTCGCGCCGGTCTGGCCGCCGACGGGGGGCGGTTCGGCGATGGACGAGGGCGAGGGCCGCAAGAAGTTCCTGGAGCAGGTCCGCAAGGGCTGTCGAATCGCCAAGAAGCTCCGCGAGCTGGGAATTCGCCCCTACGGCGTCGTCCGGCTCGACTCGGCGTGCAGCCCCGAGGCATGGTCGGCCGACCCTGACGGGAACCAGGCCAAGATCGCCGAGACCTTCCGCCAGGCCGCTGCGATCGCCAAGGATCACGGCGAGAAGCTCGCCGCCGAGGGGGAGATCTGCTGGGGAGGCATGCACTCCTGGCGCAAGATGCTCGACCTCCTGGAGCGCGTCGATCAGCCGGACGTCCTCGGCTTCCAGGCCGACATGGCCCACACGCTCCTCTACACCCTCGGCGAGAACGCCCCCGAAGACCGCATCCTCCCCAAGAACTACGACTGGCACGACAAGCACGTCCTCGACGAGGCCCTGCGGACGCTGACGGACGCCCTCCGTCCCTGGACGCTCGACTTCCACGTCGCCCAGAACGACGCGACGGTCTTCGGCTCGGGCTCGCACGACCACACGGGCCGCCACTGCCTGGCCAACGATCCCAACGGCAAGCTGGACATCCCCCACCACGCTGGTTTCTGGCTCCGCGACGAGACCGGCCGGCCCACCCGGAAGTTCAAGCACATTTGCTGGGACGGCTGCATGTTCCCCAACGACGTCATGATGAAGCCCCAGACCTGGAACGACATCCTCGCGACCATGATCCAGGTCCGCGACGCCCACGGCTGGTCCGCCTGA
- a CDS encoding Gfo/Idh/MocA family protein encodes MSEKKLLNIGLVGYGFMGRTHSNAYKRVNDFFDLPYRPVLKAVCGRDKTAAQAFAENWGYESVETDWRKLIERKDIDAIDICTPNNTHAEIAIAAAEAGKMILCEKPLSMDLVQGQAMVDAVEKAGVVNTVWYNYRRVPAVTLAKQLIDEGRLGKIFHYRAEFLQDWTISADLPQGGAGLWRLDSAAAGSGVTGDLLAHCIDTALWLNGSINSVSAMTETFIKERKHSLTGKVEKVGIDDACAFLCRFDNGSLGLFESTRYARGHKALYTFEINGEKASIKWDLHDLHRLEYFDHGDDGILRGWRSIHVTDGDQPYMKHWWVPGLQIGYEHTFVHQVADFLENLASGKSTPPTFRDALATQAVCDAVLDSADNRKWETVVPV; translated from the coding sequence ATGTCCGAGAAGAAGCTTCTGAACATCGGCCTCGTCGGCTACGGCTTCATGGGCCGGACCCATTCCAACGCCTACAAGCGCGTCAATGATTTCTTCGACCTCCCGTATCGCCCGGTGCTGAAGGCCGTCTGCGGTCGCGACAAGACCGCCGCGCAGGCGTTCGCCGAGAACTGGGGCTATGAGTCGGTCGAGACCGACTGGCGGAAGCTGATCGAGCGCAAGGATATCGACGCGATCGACATCTGCACGCCGAACAACACCCACGCCGAGATCGCCATCGCCGCCGCCGAGGCCGGCAAGATGATCCTCTGCGAGAAGCCCCTCTCCATGGACCTCGTCCAGGGGCAGGCGATGGTCGACGCCGTCGAGAAGGCGGGCGTTGTGAACACGGTTTGGTACAACTACCGTCGCGTTCCGGCCGTGACGTTGGCCAAGCAACTCATCGACGAGGGCCGGCTCGGAAAGATCTTCCACTACCGCGCTGAGTTCCTCCAGGACTGGACGATCTCCGCCGATCTCCCCCAGGGCGGCGCGGGGCTCTGGCGTCTCGATTCGGCCGCGGCCGGCTCGGGCGTCACCGGCGACCTGCTGGCCCACTGCATCGACACGGCGCTCTGGTTGAACGGCTCGATCAACAGCGTCTCCGCCATGACCGAGACGTTCATCAAGGAGCGGAAGCACAGCCTCACGGGCAAGGTGGAGAAGGTCGGCATCGACGACGCCTGCGCCTTCCTCTGTCGGTTCGACAACGGCTCGCTCGGCCTGTTCGAGTCGACGCGCTACGCCCGGGGTCACAAGGCCCTCTACACGTTCGAGATCAACGGCGAGAAGGCGTCGATCAAGTGGGACCTCCACGACCTGCACCGGCTGGAGTACTTCGATCACGGCGACGACGGCATCCTCCGCGGCTGGCGGTCGATCCACGTCACCGACGGCGACCAGCCCTACATGAAGCACTGGTGGGTCCCCGGCCTCCAGATCGGCTATGAGCACACGTTCGTGCATCAGGTGGCCGACTTCCTGGAGAACCTGGCCTCCGGCAAGTCGACCCCGCCGACGTTCCGCGATGCGCTGGCCACCCAGGCGGTCTGCGACGCCGTGCTCGACTCGGCCGACAATCGGAAGTGGGAGACCGTCGTCCCCGTTTGA
- a CDS encoding sugar phosphate isomerase/epimerase family protein: protein MKTGMNLLLWTDHVTEAQDGVLESIKAIGFDSVEVPIFNIDDHAAYKRLGGRLKSLGLSATAVTVMGGPEINPISSDPKVRDAAVAYLDRVLECGQQFGCEILCGPLHSTIGLFSGRGPTDDEFQYGVETLQRVSEKAEARGIRLAVEALNRFECYFLNTAAQTEAFIRAVNHPYCRMMFDSFHANIEEKDQASAIRSSAEETIHVHVSENDRGTPGTGQVAWDSFFDGLSQTNYDGYLTIEAFGLALPALAAATRVWRPLFPDAEGLCRDGLAFIKKNIGQ, encoded by the coding sequence ATGAAGACCGGTATGAACCTGTTGCTGTGGACCGACCACGTCACCGAGGCCCAGGACGGGGTGCTTGAGTCGATCAAGGCGATCGGCTTCGACTCCGTCGAGGTGCCGATCTTCAATATCGACGATCATGCAGCCTACAAACGCCTGGGAGGGCGGCTGAAATCGCTGGGGCTCTCGGCGACGGCCGTCACGGTCATGGGGGGGCCGGAGATCAACCCGATCTCGTCCGACCCCAAGGTTCGTGATGCGGCCGTCGCGTATCTCGACCGGGTGCTGGAGTGCGGCCAGCAGTTCGGCTGCGAGATCCTCTGCGGCCCGCTCCACTCCACGATCGGTCTGTTCTCAGGCCGAGGGCCGACCGACGACGAGTTCCAGTACGGCGTCGAGACCCTTCAGAGGGTCTCCGAGAAGGCCGAGGCTCGCGGCATCCGGTTGGCCGTTGAGGCGCTGAACCGGTTCGAGTGCTACTTCCTGAACACGGCCGCCCAGACGGAGGCGTTCATCCGCGCGGTGAACCACCCGTATTGCCGGATGATGTTCGACAGTTTCCACGCGAACATCGAGGAAAAGGACCAGGCCTCGGCGATCCGGTCGTCGGCCGAGGAGACGATCCACGTCCACGTCTCGGAGAACGACCGCGGCACTCCGGGGACCGGCCAGGTGGCCTGGGACTCCTTTTTCGACGGCCTGAGCCAGACCAATTACGACGGCTACCTGACCATCGAGGCCTTCGGCCTCGCCCTCCCGGCGCTGGCGGCGGCGACCCGGGTCTGGCGGCCGCTCTTCCCCGACGCCGAGGGCCTTTGCCGCGACGGCCTGGCGTTCATCAAGAAGAACATAGGCCAATAA
- a CDS encoding thermonuclease family protein → MSERFTRGRGLAAAASMLVVVATAGAQQAPATAPGAQAPAAAKTPATPQPRPHGQPLNVDPSTVTVDDGDTVVIHWPGGDVETVRILGIDSPETRHDEHKIPYDQSFGQEARAFAQGAFATATTIQLVRSATLDPYGRTLGYLLVNGKNYSVLIVKAKLAEETVTFYGDNGLPGLAAEVLATAKAAGPMPFEPPHVYRKRMRAVSEAAPAPQH, encoded by the coding sequence ATGTCCGAGCGTTTCACTCGAGGTCGAGGTCTCGCCGCCGCCGCGTCCATGCTGGTCGTCGTCGCAACCGCCGGCGCGCAGCAGGCGCCCGCCACGGCTCCCGGCGCACAGGCCCCGGCCGCGGCCAAAACGCCGGCGACTCCCCAGCCTCGACCGCATGGCCAGCCGCTCAACGTCGATCCCTCGACCGTCACCGTCGACGACGGCGACACCGTCGTGATCCACTGGCCGGGCGGCGATGTGGAGACGGTCCGCATCCTGGGCATCGACTCGCCCGAGACCCGCCACGACGAGCACAAGATTCCCTACGACCAATCTTTCGGCCAGGAGGCTCGCGCCTTCGCCCAGGGAGCCTTCGCCACGGCGACGACGATCCAGCTCGTCCGCTCGGCCACGCTCGACCCCTACGGCCGGACGCTCGGCTATCTGCTGGTCAACGGCAAGAACTACTCGGTCCTCATCGTGAAGGCGAAGCTCGCCGAGGAGACGGTCACCTTCTACGGCGACAACGGCCTCCCCGGCCTCGCCGCCGAGGTCCTCGCCACCGCCAAGGCCGCCGGCCCGATGCCGTTCGAGCCGCCCCATGTGTATCGCAAGCGGATGCGAGCGGTGTCGGAAGCGGCCCCGGCTCCGCAGCACTGA
- a CDS encoding DUF2721 domain-containing protein, which produces MPVAVPSTYETLSAMITPALFMTATGSLIISTSNRMSRIVDRIRQLNQEADDLGRGAKQVDFVEERLEHISVQLDRMIERSDTIRLALTVLYSALAMYVGTSLTLALDALAGGWFLVVPTTLAILGVGLMLAACVLLIREARIALRNNRLEILFYQKLRNLRAAKPAASSTEESPPAG; this is translated from the coding sequence ATGCCCGTCGCCGTTCCCAGCACCTACGAAACGCTCTCCGCCATGATCACCCCCGCGCTGTTCATGACGGCGACGGGGTCGTTGATCATCTCGACGTCCAACCGGATGTCTCGGATCGTCGACCGGATCCGCCAGCTCAACCAGGAGGCCGACGACCTCGGCCGCGGGGCGAAGCAGGTGGATTTCGTGGAGGAGCGGCTGGAGCACATCTCGGTCCAGCTCGATCGCATGATCGAGCGGAGCGACACCATTCGGCTGGCGCTGACGGTGCTCTACTCGGCCCTGGCGATGTACGTGGGAACGAGCCTCACGCTGGCGCTCGACGCGCTGGCCGGCGGCTGGTTCCTCGTCGTGCCGACGACCCTGGCCATTCTGGGCGTCGGCCTGATGCTGGCCGCCTGCGTGTTGTTGATCCGCGAGGCGCGGATCGCGCTGCGGAACAACCGGCTGGAGATCCTCTTCTACCAGAAGCTCCGCAACCTCCGCGCAGCGAAACCGGCGGCGTCCTCCACGGAGGAATCGCCGCCGGCCGGTTAA
- the typA gene encoding translational GTPase TypA yields the protein MKRRDDIRNVAIIAHVDHGKTTLVDSMLRQSGQFRASQLQGERILDSNDLERERGITILAKNIAINYGDVKINLIDTPGHADFGGEVERTLQMADSALVLVDAFEGPMPQTKFVLRKAFECHIKPIVVINKVDRPDARPEEVLNEIFDTFVELGANEEQADFSYIFASGRTGFASDDPKATSGDMRPLFDLILEKVPGPEVDLDKPFSMVCTTLDYSEYVGRIAIGRISTGKVKRGQRANLLKRGEAVVPGSITGVLLFDKLGRVEVEEAEAGDIVAIVGLSTVEIGDTIASPEVTEALPRIEVGEPTLSMFFSVNDSPLTGEGKYLTSRHIKDRLDRELESNVALRVEPAEDLDAFIVSGRGLLHLSVLIETMRREGYELSVGKPEVIIKKINGVDYEPYEFLVVDVPHTHIGPVMELVGSRRGEMSKMDVKGAYAHLEFLIPARGLIGLRSRLISATQGEAIMHHNYHDYRPLKGEIPSRANGVMISMVRGQVVGFALDNLQQRGTMFVAPGDDTYEGMIIAENARDDDMVVNPCKEKKLTNMRASGSDKNILLKPPRDISLEYALEYIESDELVEITPTKVRLRKKVLTEEGRKRSGRAGKKVGV from the coding sequence ATGAAGAGACGGGACGACATCCGGAACGTGGCGATCATCGCGCACGTCGACCACGGCAAGACGACGCTCGTGGACTCGATGCTCCGCCAGTCCGGCCAGTTTCGCGCCTCGCAGTTGCAGGGCGAGCGGATCCTGGATTCGAACGACCTGGAACGCGAGCGCGGGATCACGATCCTCGCCAAGAACATCGCCATCAACTACGGCGACGTCAAAATCAACCTCATCGACACGCCGGGCCACGCCGACTTCGGCGGCGAGGTCGAACGGACCCTGCAGATGGCCGACAGCGCCCTGGTGCTGGTCGACGCCTTCGAAGGGCCGATGCCGCAGACGAAGTTCGTCCTCCGCAAGGCCTTTGAGTGCCACATCAAGCCGATCGTGGTCATCAACAAGGTCGACCGGCCCGACGCCCGCCCCGAGGAAGTGCTCAACGAGATCTTCGACACCTTCGTCGAGCTGGGCGCCAACGAGGAGCAGGCGGACTTCTCCTACATCTTCGCCTCCGGCCGAACCGGCTTCGCCTCGGACGATCCCAAGGCGACCTCCGGCGACATGCGGCCCCTCTTCGACCTGATCCTTGAGAAGGTGCCGGGCCCCGAGGTCGACCTCGACAAGCCGTTCTCAATGGTCTGCACCACGCTGGACTACTCCGAGTACGTCGGCCGAATCGCCATCGGCCGGATCTCGACCGGCAAGGTCAAGCGCGGCCAGCGGGCGAACCTCCTGAAGCGCGGCGAGGCCGTCGTCCCCGGCTCGATCACCGGCGTCCTGCTGTTCGACAAGCTGGGCCGCGTCGAGGTCGAGGAGGCCGAGGCCGGCGACATCGTGGCGATCGTCGGCCTCTCCACGGTCGAGATCGGCGACACGATCGCTTCGCCCGAGGTCACGGAGGCCCTGCCTCGCATCGAGGTCGGCGAGCCGACGCTGAGCATGTTCTTCTCGGTGAACGACTCCCCGCTGACCGGCGAGGGGAAGTACCTCACCAGCCGTCACATCAAGGACCGGCTCGACCGCGAGCTGGAATCCAACGTGGCGCTGCGGGTCGAGCCGGCCGAGGACCTGGACGCGTTCATCGTCTCGGGCCGCGGCCTGCTGCACCTCTCGGTCCTGATCGAGACGATGCGCCGCGAAGGCTACGAGCTTTCGGTCGGCAAGCCCGAGGTCATCATCAAGAAGATCAACGGCGTCGACTACGAACCGTATGAGTTCCTGGTCGTCGACGTGCCGCACACCCACATCGGGCCGGTCATGGAACTGGTCGGCAGCCGTCGCGGCGAGATGAGCAAGATGGACGTCAAGGGGGCCTACGCCCACCTGGAGTTCCTGATCCCCGCCCGCGGCCTCATCGGCCTCCGCAGCCGGCTGATTTCGGCCACCCAGGGCGAGGCGATCATGCACCACAATTATCACGACTACCGGCCGCTGAAGGGTGAGATCCCCTCGCGGGCCAACGGCGTGATGATCAGCATGGTGCGCGGGCAGGTCGTCGGCTTCGCGCTGGACAACCTCCAGCAGCGCGGGACGATGTTCGTCGCCCCGGGCGACGACACCTACGAGGGCATGATCATCGCCGAGAACGCCCGCGACGACGACATGGTGGTCAACCCCTGCAAGGAAAAGAAGCTGACCAACATGCGGGCCTCGGGCTCGGATAAGAACATCCTGCTCAAGCCCCCCCGCGACATCTCGCTCGAGTACGCCCTCGAATACATCGAGTCCGACGAACTCGTCGAGATCACCCCCACCAAGGTCCGCCTCCGCAAGAAGGTGCTGACCGAGGAAGGCCGCAAGCGGTCCGGCCGCGCCGGCAAGAAGGTCGGCGTCTGA
- a CDS encoding phospholipase D-like domain-containing protein — translation MREVLERAYYWISAELTTLLGFTLAIVFVAYLLRQKRSPATTMAWLLAVILAPYIGVPLYIIFGGRKMSRLAARKAPVYAGSAQRLAPAIDLDTERLLRSFGVPEAKPGNRVELLETGEETFARMMDLIQEAHSTLYVTTFILGDDEVGQALIEALARRAEAGVRVRLLLDDVGSWWLRRRKLAPLIEAGGRVAYFMPMFHIPFRGRANLRNHRKVAVADGRTAVTGGMNLAAAYMGPLPDHARWRDLAVAVEGPAVDDLEWLFRSDWKFATGEELAASRRRPPHPPGEPPTTESPQPGSAMVQVVASGPDVEGDPLYESLLSLIFFARRRVWIVTPYFVPDEMLVRALVLAARRGVDVRLIVPRRSNHPITDFAREGYIRDLYEAGAEVLLYRPTMLHAKAVLFDDRLTVIGSANMDYRSLFLNYEVALYLFASDRAEEVARWIERLAGGCTVYEPKPGGAREIVESVVRLFAPLL, via the coding sequence TTGCGCGAGGTCCTGGAGAGGGCGTACTACTGGATCTCGGCCGAGCTGACGACCTTGCTCGGCTTCACGCTCGCGATCGTTTTCGTCGCCTACCTGCTCCGGCAGAAGCGGTCGCCGGCCACCACGATGGCCTGGCTGCTGGCCGTGATCCTGGCCCCTTACATCGGCGTGCCGCTGTACATCATTTTCGGCGGTCGGAAGATGAGCCGGCTGGCGGCCCGCAAAGCGCCGGTCTACGCGGGCTCGGCTCAGCGACTCGCCCCGGCGATCGACCTCGACACCGAGCGGTTGCTGCGGTCGTTCGGCGTTCCGGAGGCCAAACCGGGGAATCGCGTCGAGCTTCTAGAGACGGGCGAGGAAACGTTCGCCCGGATGATGGATCTGATCCAGGAGGCGCATTCCACCCTGTACGTGACCACGTTCATCCTGGGCGACGACGAGGTGGGCCAGGCCCTGATCGAGGCCCTGGCCCGCCGAGCGGAAGCCGGTGTGAGGGTTCGCCTCTTGCTGGACGACGTCGGCTCCTGGTGGCTGCGGCGCCGAAAGCTCGCGCCGTTGATCGAGGCCGGCGGCCGCGTCGCCTATTTCATGCCGATGTTCCACATCCCGTTCCGGGGTCGAGCCAACCTGCGAAACCACCGCAAGGTGGCCGTCGCCGACGGCCGGACGGCGGTCACGGGGGGGATGAATCTGGCGGCCGCCTACATGGGGCCGCTCCCCGACCACGCCCGCTGGCGAGACCTGGCGGTTGCCGTCGAAGGTCCGGCGGTGGACGACCTGGAGTGGCTCTTCCGATCCGACTGGAAGTTCGCCACGGGCGAGGAACTCGCCGCCAGTCGTCGCCGACCGCCTCACCCTCCGGGCGAACCTCCGACGACGGAAAGCCCTCAACCGGGCTCCGCCATGGTTCAGGTTGTCGCCAGCGGCCCCGACGTCGAGGGGGACCCGCTTTATGAGTCCTTACTCTCGCTGATCTTCTTCGCGCGTCGACGGGTCTGGATCGTCACTCCCTACTTCGTCCCCGACGAGATGCTCGTTCGGGCCCTCGTTCTGGCGGCGCGCCGAGGGGTGGACGTCCGCCTGATCGTCCCCAGGCGCTCCAACCACCCGATCACCGACTTCGCCCGCGAGGGCTATATCCGCGACCTCTATGAAGCCGGCGCGGAGGTGCTGCTCTACCGGCCGACGATGCTCCACGCCAAGGCCGTCCTCTTCGACGATCGTCTCACCGTGATCGGATCGGCGAACATGGACTACCGCAGCCTCTTCCTGAACTACGAGGTCGCCCTCTACCTCTTCGCCTCGGATCGGGCCGAAGAGGTCGCCCGATGGATCGAGCGGCTGGCCGGCGGCTGCACGGTCTACGAGCCCAAGCCGGGCGGCGCCCGCGAGATCGTCGAAAGCGTCGTCCGGCTCTTCGCGCCGCTGCTGTAA
- a CDS encoding glycoside hydrolase family 95 protein — translation MKRSQASRASMIGGLLLAVPLLCFADEPSRDLRLWYSEPAKQWETALPIGCGRLGAMVFGNVADDRIQFNEDTLWTGKPHDYVRAGARGHLDEIRRLLFEGKDKEAAPIVRGSFLSDPIHQEAFQPFGDLHIRTPGHEGAVDYRRELDLDSAVARVTYRVGDVTYRREVFASYPDQVIVVRIEADRKGAVSFQANTTSPHEAVQSRAIGIDTLAMSGHVRNDGLRFESRLRVFNAGGRCLVDDSGVSIEGADAVTMVLSAATSFKTFEDVTADPAARCEATLARLGSKSYESLRADHVADHRKLFRRVTLDLGRDERADWPIDRRVDRISKDYNALTASSPASRGTESGASIGLRVDPALAALYFQFGRYLLIASSRLGSQPANLQGVWNELLDPPWGSKYTTNINVEMNYWPAEATNLSECHEPLFDMIDDLIVSGSRTAREQYGMRGWVVHHNTDLWRGTAPINNIDGVWPTGGAWLCHHLWDRYLYTGDREFLARRAYPAMKGASLFFVDYLVPDPRTGWLVTNPSISPEQDPLCYGPTMDAQLIRSLLSYTIEAAGLLGVDSDLMAKLADVRRRLPPNQVGRHGQLQEWIVDMDKPNDKHRHMSPLWGLFPGWDLTPADLKSFDAAKVLLGWRGDGNTGWSFAWRIPLWARVHDGDFAFRQLEIQLARRTFPSLLDKCGPFQVDGNFGATGGVAELLLQSHLRPTDDPDSREIELLPALPLAWPKGAVTGLRARGGFEVDLAWNGGVLARAVVRSDRGGKCRIRYRDQVLDLTTQPGEVRTLEAGALSKSP, via the coding sequence ATGAAGCGTTCCCAGGCATCCCGCGCGTCGATGATCGGCGGACTGTTGCTCGCGGTGCCCCTGCTCTGTTTTGCGGACGAACCGAGCCGAGACCTTCGCCTCTGGTACTCGGAGCCGGCCAAGCAGTGGGAGACCGCCCTGCCGATCGGTTGCGGACGCCTGGGGGCGATGGTCTTCGGCAACGTCGCCGACGATCGGATCCAGTTCAACGAGGACACCCTCTGGACGGGCAAGCCTCACGACTACGTCCGAGCGGGCGCTCGCGGCCACCTGGACGAAATTCGCCGGCTGCTGTTCGAGGGCAAGGACAAGGAGGCCGCCCCCATCGTCCGCGGCTCGTTCCTCAGCGACCCGATCCACCAGGAAGCCTTCCAGCCCTTCGGCGACCTGCACATTCGGACGCCCGGTCATGAAGGCGCTGTCGACTATCGACGTGAACTCGACCTCGACTCGGCCGTCGCTCGCGTGACCTATCGAGTCGGCGACGTAACCTACCGGCGCGAGGTCTTCGCCAGCTACCCGGACCAGGTCATCGTGGTTCGCATCGAGGCCGACCGGAAGGGCGCCGTGAGCTTCCAAGCCAACACCACGAGCCCACACGAGGCTGTGCAGTCGCGAGCGATCGGGATCGATACGCTCGCGATGTCCGGCCATGTCCGCAACGACGGCCTCCGGTTCGAGTCTCGCCTGCGGGTCTTCAATGCCGGCGGACGTTGTTTGGTGGACGACTCGGGGGTGAGCATCGAGGGAGCCGACGCCGTGACGATGGTTCTGTCGGCAGCCACCAGCTTCAAGACCTTCGAGGACGTCACCGCCGATCCGGCGGCCCGCTGCGAGGCCACGCTCGCTCGTCTGGGGTCCAAGAGCTACGAGTCGCTTCGGGCCGACCATGTGGCCGACCACCGGAAACTCTTCCGTCGCGTGACACTGGATCTTGGACGGGACGAACGGGCGGACTGGCCCATCGATCGTCGAGTCGATCGGATCTCGAAGGATTACAACGCGCTGACAGCGTCCTCGCCCGCCTCTCGCGGGACGGAATCGGGCGCCTCGATCGGGCTTCGGGTCGACCCGGCGCTCGCGGCGCTCTACTTCCAGTTCGGCCGCTACCTGCTGATCGCCAGCAGTCGACTGGGCTCGCAACCGGCGAACCTCCAGGGGGTCTGGAACGAACTCCTGGACCCGCCGTGGGGGAGCAAGTACACGACCAACATCAACGTCGAGATGAACTACTGGCCGGCGGAGGCGACGAACCTCTCCGAATGCCATGAGCCGCTCTTCGACATGATCGACGACCTGATCGTCAGCGGATCGCGCACGGCTCGCGAACAATACGGCATGCGGGGTTGGGTCGTGCACCACAACACCGACCTCTGGCGCGGGACGGCCCCGATCAACAACATCGACGGCGTCTGGCCGACCGGCGGCGCCTGGCTCTGCCATCACCTCTGGGATCGCTATCTGTACACGGGCGACCGCGAGTTCCTGGCTCGCCGAGCTTACCCGGCGATGAAGGGGGCCTCGCTCTTCTTCGTCGATTACCTCGTGCCCGACCCCAGGACGGGGTGGCTCGTCACGAATCCCTCGATCTCGCCCGAGCAGGACCCGCTCTGTTACGGGCCGACGATGGACGCCCAGCTCATCCGCTCACTTCTGAGTTACACGATCGAGGCCGCCGGCCTGCTGGGCGTCGACTCCGACCTGATGGCCAAGTTGGCGGACGTACGGCGTCGACTCCCTCCGAATCAGGTCGGCCGCCACGGCCAGCTCCAGGAGTGGATCGTCGACATGGACAAGCCCAACGATAAGCATCGGCACATGTCGCCGTTGTGGGGTTTGTTCCCCGGCTGGGACCTGACGCCGGCCGACCTGAAGTCGTTCGACGCCGCCAAGGTTCTGCTCGGCTGGCGCGGCGACGGCAACACCGGCTGGAGCTTCGCCTGGCGAATTCCGCTCTGGGCCCGGGTCCACGACGGCGATTTCGCGTTCCGCCAGTTGGAGATCCAGCTCGCTCGCCGCACCTTCCCGAGCCTGCTCGACAAGTGCGGTCCGTTCCAGGTCGACGGCAACTTCGGCGCGACGGGGGGCGTCGCGGAACTGCTTCTCCAGAGCCATCTCCGCCCAACCGACGATCCCGATTCGCGAGAGATCGAGCTGCTTCCCGCCTTGCCTTTGGCGTGGCCGAAGGGCGCCGTGACGGGCCTCCGCGCCCGCGGCGGATTCGAGGTCGACCTCGCCTGGAACGGAGGCGTTCTGGCTCGCGCCGTGGTCCGCTCGGACCGTGGCGGGAAGTGCCGGATTCGATACCGGGATCAGGTCCTCGACCTGACGACCCAGCCCGGCGAGGTCCGCACGCTGGAAGCCGGTGCCCTGTCGAAGTCGCCCTGA